Proteins from a single region of Sphingomonas sp.:
- a CDS encoding circularly permuted type 2 ATP-grasp protein produces MGAKGAFDEIWGLGGPDHPRPEFAALSQWVADTPASELQRRQQAAETAFRQLGITFAVYGDSDAAERIIPFDIVPRIFLQSEWQRLSEGLVQRVEAINAFLEDVYGEARILKEGIIPPELVLLNDQFRPEVNRVRPPHGVWAHICGIDLVRTGPDEFYVLEDNARTPSGVSYMLENREAMLRLCPELFRDFRVAAVDSYPDMLLETMRSVSPGSKSDPVCVVLTPGHFNSAYYEHSFLADAMGVELVEPADLVVDDDIVWMRTIGGRVRVDVIYRRIDDDYLDPLAFRPDSLLGVPGLIAAYRAGNVAILNAPGNGIADDKAIYSYMPEIVRFYSGGEARLPNVETFRCREPQALKYVLDHLPELVVKLVDGSGGYGMLVGPTASRNEIEQFRAALVAEPHRYIAQPTLSLSTVPTLVEAGLAPRHVDFRPFVLTGSNGVKVVPGGLTRVALREGSLVVNSSQGGGTKDSFVLMDDGAASC; encoded by the coding sequence ATGGGGGCAAAGGGAGCGTTCGATGAAATCTGGGGCCTGGGCGGCCCTGACCATCCACGCCCCGAATTCGCCGCGCTGTCGCAGTGGGTGGCGGACACGCCCGCCTCCGAACTCCAGCGCCGCCAGCAAGCCGCCGAAACCGCCTTCCGCCAGCTCGGCATCACCTTCGCCGTCTATGGTGACAGCGACGCCGCCGAACGCATCATCCCCTTCGATATCGTCCCGCGCATCTTTCTCCAGAGCGAATGGCAGCGGCTGTCCGAAGGACTGGTCCAGCGCGTCGAGGCGATCAACGCCTTCCTCGAAGACGTCTACGGCGAGGCGCGCATCCTCAAGGAAGGGATCATCCCCCCCGAACTGGTGCTACTCAACGATCAGTTCCGCCCGGAGGTCAACCGCGTCCGCCCGCCGCACGGCGTCTGGGCGCATATCTGCGGGATCGATCTGGTCCGCACCGGGCCCGACGAATTCTATGTGCTGGAGGACAATGCCCGCACGCCCTCGGGCGTTTCGTACATGCTCGAAAACCGCGAGGCGATGCTGCGCCTCTGCCCCGAACTATTTCGCGATTTCCGCGTCGCCGCGGTCGACAGCTATCCTGACATGCTGCTGGAAACCATGCGATCGGTCTCGCCGGGCAGCAAATCGGATCCGGTCTGCGTCGTCCTCACGCCGGGCCATTTCAACTCGGCCTATTACGAGCACAGCTTCCTCGCCGATGCGATGGGCGTCGAGCTGGTCGAGCCGGCCGATCTCGTCGTCGACGACGATATCGTCTGGATGCGCACGATCGGCGGCCGCGTCCGCGTCGATGTCATCTATCGCCGCATCGACGACGATTATCTCGATCCGCTCGCCTTCCGGCCCGACAGCCTGCTCGGCGTGCCCGGCCTGATCGCCGCCTATCGCGCCGGCAATGTCGCGATCCTCAACGCGCCCGGCAACGGCATCGCCGACGACAAGGCGATCTATTCGTACATGCCCGAGATCGTCCGCTTCTATTCGGGCGGCGAAGCCAGACTGCCCAACGTCGAGACCTTCCGCTGCCGCGAGCCGCAGGCGCTCAAATACGTTCTCGATCATCTCCCCGAGCTGGTGGTCAAGCTGGTCGATGGCTCGGGCGGCTATGGTATGCTCGTCGGCCCCACCGCCAGCCGCAACGAGATCGAGCAGTTCCGCGCCGCGCTGGTGGCCGAGCCGCATCGCTATATCGCGCAACCGACGCTGTCGCTGTCGACGGTGCCGACGCTGGTGGAGGCCGGCCTCGCTCCCCGCCACGTCGATTTCCGCCCCTTCGTCCTCACCGGCTCCAACGGTGTGAAGGTGGTCCCCGGTGGCCTGACCCGCGTAGCCCTTCGGGAGGGCTCGCTGGTGGTGAATTCCAGCCAAGGCGGCGGCACCAAGGACAGTTTCGTGCTGATGGATGACGGGGCCGCGTCATGCTGA
- a CDS encoding alpha-E domain-containing protein gives MLSRTASALYWLGRYVERADFIARLVEATVRLDALSARPAGEAAWKSALAVSYTDEAFALTGNPLTQAHVARFLTLDPSHPGSIVRCLDMARNNARAVRTALTREAWTAINRAWLLFQNRASTGGTTATLNLVEQVKGETRGFEGAIHRMMRNEPTLLIQLGSAVERADNTARLVDVKYHLLLPKGEPVGGVVDRDQWTTILQTVSAVNAYRWVYNDGLQPRNVIDLLLSRAELPRSLAACVEETVGLLSALAKRTGLQGEADRMARARMSRLQKTRTTQIIVSGLHEYLGAFIAENAMLDAAIARQFRFT, from the coding sequence ATGCTCTCGCGCACCGCGTCGGCGCTCTATTGGCTCGGCCGCTATGTCGAGCGCGCCGACTTCATCGCCCGGCTGGTCGAAGCCACCGTCCGCCTCGATGCGCTTTCCGCGCGCCCGGCGGGCGAAGCGGCGTGGAAGAGCGCGCTCGCGGTCAGCTACACCGACGAAGCCTTCGCGCTTACCGGCAATCCGCTGACCCAGGCCCATGTCGCCCGCTTCCTGACCCTCGACCCCAGCCATCCCGGCTCGATCGTCCGCTGCCTCGATATGGCGCGCAACAATGCCCGCGCCGTCCGCACCGCGCTGACCCGCGAGGCGTGGACCGCGATCAACCGCGCCTGGCTGCTGTTCCAGAACCGCGCCTCGACCGGCGGCACCACCGCGACGCTCAACCTGGTAGAGCAGGTCAAGGGCGAGACGCGCGGGTTCGAAGGCGCGATCCACCGGATGATGCGCAACGAGCCGACCTTGCTGATCCAGCTCGGTTCTGCGGTCGAGCGCGCCGACAACACCGCGCGGCTGGTCGACGTCAAATATCATCTGCTGCTGCCCAAGGGGGAGCCGGTCGGCGGTGTCGTTGATCGCGATCAATGGACGACGATCCTCCAGACCGTCTCGGCGGTGAACGCCTATCGCTGGGTCTATAATGACGGGCTCCAGCCGCGCAACGTCATCGATCTGCTGCTCAGCCGCGCCGAGCTGCCGCGCAGCCTCGCCGCCTGTGTCGAGGAGACCGTCGGGCTCCTGAGCGCCCTCGCCAAGCGCACCGGCTTGCAGGGCGAGGCCGATCGCATGGCCCGCGCCCGCATGTCGCGCCTGCAAAAGACGCGGACCACCCAGATCATCGTCAGCGGCCTCCACGAATATCTCGGCGCCTTCATCGCCGAGAATGCGATGCTCGACGCCGCCATCGCCCGCCAGTTCCGGTTCACCTGA
- a CDS encoding transglutaminase family protein, translated as MRIAIDHRTHYRFSEPQARLVQMLRLTPCDTQDQTVVSWHIGVDCDARLRDATDGYGNAITMLYAEGPLAAIDITVTGEVLTSEATGVIRDAVEPLPPLFYQRATPRTLADAALADFAAEAAKGADRLERMHQLNTALHRRFPRAPDAPDTGATAAEAFAAKIASSRDIAQMFIAGARSLQVPARYVSGYRSDGEASHSAPHAWAEAHIEGIGWIGFDPVTGLSPDASYVRVAVGLDALGAASIAGMRIGQGREELDVDLHVDRLGGEE; from the coding sequence ATGCGCATCGCGATAGACCACCGCACCCATTACCGCTTCTCGGAGCCGCAGGCGCGGCTCGTCCAGATGCTGCGGCTGACGCCCTGCGACACGCAGGACCAGACCGTGGTCAGCTGGCACATCGGCGTCGATTGCGACGCGCGGCTGCGCGATGCGACCGACGGCTATGGCAACGCCATCACCATGCTCTATGCCGAGGGCCCGCTCGCGGCGATCGATATCACCGTTACCGGCGAAGTGCTGACCAGCGAAGCGACCGGGGTGATCCGCGACGCGGTCGAGCCGCTGCCACCCCTATTCTATCAGCGGGCCACGCCGCGCACGCTCGCCGATGCGGCGCTGGCCGATTTTGCCGCCGAAGCGGCCAAAGGTGCCGATCGTCTTGAGCGGATGCACCAGCTCAACACCGCGTTGCACCGCCGCTTCCCCCGCGCGCCCGACGCCCCCGATACCGGCGCCACCGCCGCCGAGGCGTTTGCCGCCAAGATCGCCAGCTCGCGCGATATCGCCCAGATGTTCATCGCCGGGGCCCGCAGCCTGCAGGTGCCGGCGCGCTATGTTTCGGGCTACCGCAGCGACGGCGAGGCCAGCCACAGCGCGCCGCATGCCTGGGCCGAGGCGCATATCGAGGGGATCGGCTGGATCGGCTTCGATCCCGTCACCGGCCTGTCGCCCGATGCCAGCTATGTCCGCGTCGCGGTCGGGCTGGATGCGCTCGGCGCGGCCTCGATCGCGGGCATGCGGATCGGGCAGGGCAGGGAAGAGCTGGACGTCGATCTCCACGTCGATCGCCTGGGCGGCGAGGAATAG